Part of the Bacillota bacterium genome is shown below.
GAGGCGCCAGCGGACACCCCGGGGCGTATCCTCGAGGATGATTCCGATCTTCCGCAGGGTCTCCCGGAGGGCATCGGCCGCCTGGTAGTTTTTCTGGCGGCGCGCTTCTTCACGCGCCTTTAAAAGCTCCGCCAGAAGCTCCTGCGGCGTCGCAGGCAAGGGCTCCGGAAGAACCCCAACTGCCGCCTCCTTGAGTGCGGGATAGTATTCGCTGCCCAGTTCCCTGCTTTCCCCAGGCACAAGACCGAGCAGGTCCAGCAGCCGGATAAAATACTGGCGGACCCGGACGAGGACGTGGATCACAGCAGGGGTCGGGTTGAAATCCTCCCGGTTGATAAAACCGTTCACATCCCGTCCCAGGTTGTGAAGCGCGGCCAGCGCAAGGGCGGTGTTGAAGTCGTCATCCATGGCCGTTTCGAACTCCTCGACCCGCGCCACAATCTGGCTCCGAAAGGCAACCGCCTCCCGGGAGAGCCTCCCTGCGGGAACCACCTCCTGCTTCCCCGTTACTTCTTCCAAGAGTTCCAGGGTGTTGCGGAGCCTGCTGTAGCTCCGGCGCGCCTGCTCCAGCTGCTCCAGGTTGAAGTCAAGGGGGCTCCGGTAGTGGGTTGAAAGGAGAAAAAACCTCACGATTTCAGGGGGCCACTCCTGCAGGAGGTCCCTCACGATAAAAAAGTTCCTCAGCGACTTTGACATCTTTTCTTCGTTAACGGTAACAAAGCCGTTGTGAATCCAGTAGCGGGCAAATGGGGCAGCGCCTGCATAGGCCTCGGCCTGGGCGATCTCGTTTTCATGGTGGGGAAAAATCAGGTCGCTTCCACCCCCGTGGATATCGAAGCCGAAGCCCAGGTACTTTAAAGACATCGCCGAACATTCCAGGTGCCACCCGGGCCTTCCCCTGCCCCAGGGGCTTTCCCAGGCCGGCTCCCCCGGTTTTGCGGCCTTCCAGAGGACAAAATCCAGCGGATCGCGCTTGCGCGCGTCCACCTCAACCCGCGCCCCGGCCCGCATCTCCTCCAGCGTCCGCCCGGAAAGCTTCCCGTATCCCGGAAACTGGCGGATGCTAAAATAAACGTCGCCATCCACCTGGTAGGCCATTCCCTTTTCCAGGAGGCGTTCCACCATTTGAATCATCTCGGCGATGTGCTCGCTCGCCCTGGGGTGGACATCGGCGCGCAGAACCCTCAAGGCATCTGCATCCCGATAATACTCCCTGATGTACCGGTTCGCAAGCTCCAGCGCATCTTCATTTTCCTCAGCTGCGCGGGCAATGATCTTATCGTCGATGTCGGTGAAATTCTGGACATACAAAACGCGGTAGCCCTTGTACTCCAGATACCGCCTGATGGTATCGAAGACAACCAGGGCGCGGGCATTTCCGAGATGGATAAAGTCGTAGGTAGTGGGGCCGCACACGTACATCTTAACCTGGTGCGGCGATGCCGGAATAAAATCCTCCTTTTGCTTAGTGAGCGTGTTGTAGACCCTGAGACTCATGGATTTTCGCCTCCAGTTCTTCGATCCGGTTTTCCAGGCGGGCAATTTTTCGCTGCAGGCAGAGGATCATTTCCCCTACAGGGTCGGGCAGGAGGTGGTGCTGGAGGTCGATGGCATCAGGCTGGGCGTCCGCAACTTTCCGCCCGTCCCGAACCACAACCTTTCCCGGAACTCCTACCACAGTGCAGTTGGGCGGTACGTTCCTGAGCACCACCGAACCGGCGCCAATTTTCACGTTATCTCCCACCGTAAGGGAGCCAAGCACCTTTGCTCCGGCGCTGATCACCACGTTGTTGCCGATGGTGGGGTGGCGCTTCCCTTTTTCCTTGCCGGTTCCCCCCAGCGTAACCCCCTGGTATATCGTCACATTATCGCCAATTTCGGCAGTCTCCCCGATCACCACACCCATCCCGTGATCGATGAAAAGACCTTCACCGATTTTAGCGCCCGGATGGATTTCGATGCCGGTCAGGAATCTGTTGAACTGAGAGATCAAGCGAGGAAGCAGAACCAGGTTCTTCCGGTAGAGCCAGTGGGCAATCCGGTGCAGCAAAAGGGCATGAAAACCAGGGTAACACAGGATGACCTCCCAAACGCTTTTCGCCGCCGGGTCGCGCTCGAAAATGACCTGGATATCCCTTTTAATCCGCCGTAAGAACCCCACATCTCCCCCTCCTCAAAATTCTGCCTTGAAACTAAAAAATCCTTTCGCCTCCCAGAGACGAAAGGATCCCTTCCGCGGTTCCACTCTGCTTGGGCAAGATACCCCTCTTGAAACTGCTAACGGTCGAACCGTTGGCGCCTACCGGTTTTCGGCGCCACAACTCCCGGGCGCACTTTCGGTACCGCTTGACCAGAACCGCTTCCAGCCGCCGGCGGTTCCTCTCTGGGGGAGCCGGTACTTACTCTTCCCGTTCCTCGTCTTTGCCTGTTTGATTTCACCCGACGAATATTTGGGATAATTATATTGGATCTCTTGCTCGACTGTCAACCCCGCCAGCCGGACCCGCCGCAGAAATTTCCAAACTGTTTTCCAGACGGAATTGGAGAAAATTACCTGGATCCCTCCTCGCCGGTGGTGATCTGCTTGTTAGGGTAGAAGGCGATAGTCTCCCCACGGCATCCCCCTGCCGGGTTGTCGTAAGGCGAAGATGGCTTGCCCGTTTGCCGTGTTACGCGGTAGCCATACCGGGCCGGCTCCCGTTGATTCCCAGGATTAACAAGCGATCACCACTTTCCGAGAAGGAAATATGTTAAAAATAAAAAAAGAATGCCGGGCAACACCCGGTAAACCTGGAGAAGAACCGGTAAAATATTATTTACGGAGAAATCGGGTCTGGGGGCCTAACCGGGTTTATTATCCTAACCGGTTTTTGAAAGCTGCCTTACGGCGGTGACAAGCCGCTCCACATGGCTTTCATCGTTGAAATAGCCGAAACTCGCCCGCAGCGTACCCGCCGGAAACGTTCCCAGCGTTTTATGGGCCGCCGGAGCGCAGTGGAGTCCGGTACGCACCCCGATCTTGAAAGCCTGATCAAGAATCGTTCCCGCAAGGGCGACGTCCATTGCATCCAGGGTGAAGGAAACAACACCGGTTTTCGGCCCAAAGGGATCACAGAACAGCCGCACCCCGTCCACTCCCTTTAAGCCTTCCACCAGCTGCCGGGCAAGTTCGGCTTCATGGCTTGCGATGGAGTCAATCCCCACCGACTCAATAAAGCGGATGCCGGCGAGCAGCCCGGCGATTCCCGGGAGATTGGCGGTTCCCCCCTCCAGGCGCCACGGTAATTCCTCCGGCTGGTAATCGCCTTCAGACTTGATGCCCGTTCCCCCCTCCCGGAAGGGATCGACGGGGATATCCCTCCC
Proteins encoded:
- a CDS encoding cysteine--tRNA ligase encodes the protein MSLRVYNTLTKQKEDFIPASPHQVKMYVCGPTTYDFIHLGNARALVVFDTIRRYLEYKGYRVLYVQNFTDIDDKIIARAAEENEDALELANRYIREYYRDADALRVLRADVHPRASEHIAEMIQMVERLLEKGMAYQVDGDVYFSIRQFPGYGKLSGRTLEEMRAGARVEVDARKRDPLDFVLWKAAKPGEPAWESPWGRGRPGWHLECSAMSLKYLGFGFDIHGGGSDLIFPHHENEIAQAEAYAGAAPFARYWIHNGFVTVNEEKMSKSLRNFFIVRDLLQEWPPEIVRFFLLSTHYRSPLDFNLEQLEQARRSYSRLRNTLELLEEVTGKQEVVPAGRLSREAVAFRSQIVARVEEFETAMDDDFNTALALAALHNLGRDVNGFINREDFNPTPAVIHVLVRVRQYFIRLLDLLGLVPGESRELGSEYYPALKEAAVGVLPEPLPATPQELLAELLKAREEARRQKNYQAADALRETLRKIGIILEDTPRGVRWRLV
- the cysE gene encoding serine O-acetyltransferase, whose protein sequence is MGFLRRIKRDIQVIFERDPAAKSVWEVILCYPGFHALLLHRIAHWLYRKNLVLLPRLISQFNRFLTGIEIHPGAKIGEGLFIDHGMGVVIGETAEIGDNVTIYQGVTLGGTGKEKGKRHPTIGNNVVISAGAKVLGSLTVGDNVKIGAGSVVLRNVPPNCTVVGVPGKVVVRDGRKVADAQPDAIDLQHHLLPDPVGEMILCLQRKIARLENRIEELEAKIHESQGLQHAH